gaaaccctgtctcaaaaaaacaaaaaccaaccaaacaaacaaaaagtgtgaTAGCCCAGCTTAGGTACTCTTTAAGCATTTTCTTGCTTTCAAAAGCTCTGTAAGACCATTCTGATCACTCTCATACTAAAGCTAAAGACAAGAGTGACTGGAGTGACTTACACACAGAGAAGAACCTGACACATCTACTATCTGAACTAAAGACTCCAAGTTAAGGGTTCATTCTGGAAAGCTTATCTGGAAGACAGGAATGCCCTTCAATGTATAGGGGTGAATCTGTTGGCCCCCTGAATctgaaaatgttttccttcagGTATGATGAGAAAGGTGCTCAATATTGAAGAGACAAAAAGCATAGGGGTGCCAAGATCCAAAGATTATGATTGAAACTTTAGGTGCTACTAAGCCAGGGTCTTggggaaacaaaaccaaagtggTGGTTACCTTTCTGTGGTTAACGGCTAGACTGATGGTACCTCCATGTAGTTAATGGCTAGACTGAACATCATTTAAGCCACGGGCTGTCATCTCATCAATGTCCCGAGGACTTCTAACCTGTTGGATTCATCTGCAGTCTCAGCTTCTAAAAGTGACAGAAACCTGGGGAAAGTGTCCCTGATCAGCCAGCAGCGGCCTTTTGGTTGGCTACAGGTGGCCTGAGAGGGGGGAACAATGGGCCAAGGTTAGCATTCTGGTTGGGGTGCTCTTGAAAGAGGTACCTTTGAGGCTATTGTGGTTAAATCCTCCACATCTGCACCCATTTAATGATATTGTGTGACAACAAAGTCTGCAAACACTAGCCTTAGACCCTTCTTGGTTCTTTTGTCCCATGTCAGCTCAGGCATGATCTCCCAGCCTTCCCGACTAAGACTCCTTCTCCAGCTGCTCCTAGTTGCGTCACATCACCCACAGAGTTCCATCACCAGCAACTtatttgagagagggtctcacaatgtagcccaggctagcctctaactcatagatgcagatccacctgcctctgcctcccaagtgctagaatttaaGGTATGCAACGTGGCACCTggctagattttttaaaagatgcactCACAGTAATTGACTTGCTGTCTATCCTGGTTTTGCTGAAAGAGTATACTCTTTATGTACCTTTGGTCCATAGCAGGAACTGAAGACAAGACTATCGAATAGGTCTTTgaggagcaaaattacagtttgtGTCTCACAGGAATGGGGAAGGGTGCCAGGCCTCACCCCACAGGCTTTTAAGAAGCAGAGTCAGGAACCATACGGTAGTGTTTATTGAGGTGCACACCATGCCTGTGGCCGGTTCTCCTGACTTGTGAGGGGAAAAGCTCTCCAGTGTTTCTCAGACTATTACATTGTCATCTTCAGCCAAGAAACAGGTGAGAGGCTCTGTGTGGCGCCAAGTTTCAGCCACCTGATTTTCTGTGCTCCAAATTCCCCAAGGCAGAAGGCAGTACAGCGACCTCCACACAGGATAACGAGGAGACTCCAATCCCTCCCTACCCCAGATGGCCTGATGCCTGCCTGGACAAagcaagaaatattaaatataaataatttatacaaaATGGCTCATACAAAAAGCAGTAGGTACGGGGGAAGAGAGGCCTCGGTGAATGGCTAAAATGACCAAAAGAGATGAACCTCTAGCCGCCTTCAACATGGAGCGCAGGGCTCTGGCAGGCAGGGGGCGGGAAGGCTGGACGAACAGGCCCTCAGGGGAGCAGGCCAGCGAGTAGGGTGGTAAAGCGTAGGGCCTGCCCTGCAAGCTCTGCCACGCATCGTGCCATCTCTTGGACCGCAGTGTCAGATGGGTAGCCTAAGGCAGCTCCCTTGATAGAAAGCACAGTGGCCCGCAGAGTTTGGGCCAGCATTGTGCCTGCAGCCCCCACCTGTGCTCGGAGAGCTGCAGAGGCCGCCAGCCGGCCTAGGGTGTCTCCAACAAACACCAGGCGGTGAGCAGCCACCACCACCCGTTTGCCGTGGGGCACAAAGAGACATGGCGGCTGGTTGGCCTGGGTGCTGGCCACCAGAGCTGCCACGGCAGCCTGCAGAGCTGAGTAATGGCTCTGGCACTGCCCTGCGTAGAAGTGCAGAAGTTGGAGGTCTCCAGTGGACAGGACCAGTGGCTCCTCTGGGGACAGAGCGTCCTGTGGATGGAGAAGAGGGTTAGTGAGGACAAAGTGATCGATGTCACTTCCACTCTTGCTGCCCACCCCTCACTCActccctctgtttttctttattgaatgcAATccctgtatatatttttttctcagcatcaAAGAATGTAGACTCTCAAAGACAGCAGTGAAGTGCCCAGAGCTGATTCCAGAAAGATCTGAATTCAAATAATCCCAGGCAACGTCAGAGAAGTCTCTGAACGTCCTTGGTTCCTTATCTCAGAGTAGTCTAGTGCTGGGGACAGGGCTTTTCATCCTAGCCTTGCCTGAGTCTGTGTAAGGCCTGGGCTTGCTTCCCAGCATCATGAGAACAAACTGCAGTAAGCAAAGCAAACCAGGGAGCATGGTTCTGTCCTGCCCAACATGAGCACAATGAAAGCCATGTTTTacatggttttaaatagccacataaaaaagtaaaaaaatgtagccaggcagtggtggcgcacacctttaattccagtactcgggaggcagaggcagaaggatttcttaagtttgaggccagcctggactacagagtgagttccaggacagccagggatacacagagaaaccctgacttgaaaaacaaaaaacaacaaatgcaaaaaccaaaccaaaccaaaccaaaccaaaccaacaacaacaacaacaacaacaaaaactgaaaatgttATCTACATCTAAATGTTTAAGAACACAGAGCATCCATGTGTAATCAAACCAACTCTGCAAAATCAAATCTGAGCCTGGCACAGTCGGTTGCTCACACTTGGAACTGGAGAGCATGAGATAGGAGGCTTgctttgagttcaaagtcagccagtgctacatagtgagattctgcctAAAAATACCAATAAAAAGGACCCTGgtatgtattttgatttttagacATCTAGTGTGAGGCGTGTGAGGGACTATGTGTACACGTGGTGCAaacatgccacagcatgtatgtggaagtttgttctcccctcccaccatgaGAGCGCTCGGTTAGATTCACCTCACCCCGCTTGGCAGCAAACGcttttgtccactgagccatctctccaggctcttgATATACATCTTATTTTAATTCAGACCAGCCACATTCCAAGTGTCCAAAAGCCACATGAGGTAACTGTATTAGATAGTGCAGGTCTAGCCTGTATTCTGTACTGTATTCCGTATAAGCACCACATGAGCATTACCTCTGACTGTGACGGCACAGGCAGCCTTCCTAGCACAGGATCCAGAGCTCAGGGAATACCTGATGGACAGGGGGCTACTTGGGAAAAACCTAAGGAATGGGGGATACTAACTATATTATGTCCTTCTGGCCTTTGGCTAAGATCTGGTATAGTGGAAACTGCCTCACTTTGAAGGTCCAGAAAGATAAAGCAATTGCTACAGCACCCTAGGTTAATCACTGGTGGAGACCAGCTTAGGAGCCAGTCTCTtaggaactcagaaattcactgcTGGAGAGAAGTCACCTGGCCAGCCTTGATCCATTGCCCAGAAATTCTTTCAGCTCTCCTGGCTACCCGACTTCCTTCCAGCagtctttcctgtcttcctgaaTTCCCCAAAGACCCTTCTATGTTCCAGCACCTCCGCTGACTCGAAGCTCCTCGCTGCTCTGTCCTTGCTTCCGATGTCTTTAGCCCTGCCCGCCCTGTCTCACTGATGGCTTGGCTAAGAATACCCATTCCCCTAAGTTCCAGTCCATCTTCTCGAGCACGCCCCTCCAGGTTTACCTTCTGTTCCGCCAGTCCCCTCTCCAGCAATTCAGGATCCGCTGGGAAAGCTTTATCCGGGGGTTTAGAACCCTGAGCTTTATCCACACCCTGCAGAGGGATCGCTTGTTAGTGTTAGGGAAAGGGAGCTGAATATAGTCCCCCTGTTGCCTCTGGCTCAGTCCTTCAGGAAAGTATTCCCACCATCAGAGCTTGTAGTCTTTGCCCTGGGGGGGACAGCTGTTCACCttcatgctgggattaaggcatgtggCATTCACTCAAGTGGTGTGGGCTAGTGCTGGAGCCCCAAGCCACTGGGCAGGAAGCcaggagaaagggaaatagagACCCTTTTGGTGGGGTCGCCCGGGATCTCACCTTCAGATGCACGTAGTCATATTCCTCGGCCATTGGGATGCCTTCATATTCATTGTGAGGGCCTGCTGGATCACTGTCTACCTCCCTGCACTCTGGATCCCCCTCGGGTTTGAGGCCCCCATaaccaggcaggcagggtgggggagggggcagaggccTGTCCTGGATACTGCCCTTTCGGCCTGGggcaggagaaggagctggggaaggagcAGGAGCCTCAGAGACAGGGAGGGCAGGCAGAGGGCGGCGGGACAGGCTCTCAGTGGACGGTAACCTGGGCCTGTGTTGGGGTGGAGAGCTTCTGATCAGAAGCTGGGCCACAGTGTCCAGGTCAGTGGAGGAAGAAGCCGCTGGAGGCTCTGGAGACGGTGGTTCTGGCCCCAGCAGAGGCACATCATAGATGCCTTCATCCGCATCCCTGCTTTCTCCATTTGCCAGTAGTTCCTCGGGTGCTTCATACAGGTTGAGCAGAGCCGAGGCCCGTTTCAGGTTGGAAGGGGCAGCATAAAGGGGAGGCCCTGGTTCCCGGCCTCCTTCCCACTCTGGCTCCTCCAGCTCTGCGGGTGGCTTTAAGGCCAGAGGCACATCGTAGGGCGCTTCATCCTCTCCAGAGGGCTGTGGGACAACTGGGGCCACAGGACAGGAAAAGGAGGCTGGGGAATCATAGG
The sequence above is drawn from the Mus pahari chromosome 8, PAHARI_EIJ_v1.1, whole genome shotgun sequence genome and encodes:
- the Efs gene encoding embryonal Fyn-associated substrate isoform X2, translated to MTTLLSPPRSCPSAEGMFYGVKLLPAGPAPKPSLCPAPPTQPGSLCPTPDRGCEEQEVYVIPPPARPCSASGLPARSCSPSSDSIYKVPRVNGMHLTASRDVAEVYDVPPNILRAPANCPYDSPASFSCPVAPVVPQPSGEDEAPYDVPLALKPPAELEEPEWEGGREPGPPLYAAPSNLKRASALLNLYEAPEELLANGESRDADEGIYDVPLLGPEPPSPEPPAASSSTDLDTVAQLLIRSSPPQHRPRLPSTESLSRRPLPALPVSEAPAPSPAPSPAPGRKGSIQDRPLPPPPPCLPGYGGLKPEGDPECREVDSDPAGPHNEYEGIPMAEEYDYVHLKGVDKAQGSKPPDKAFPADPELLERGLAEQKDALSPEEPLVLSTGDLQLLHFYAGQCQSHYSALQAAVAALVASTQANQPPCLFVPHGKRVVVAAHRLVFVGDTLGRLAASAALRAQVGAAGTMLAQTLRATVLSIKGAALGYPSDTAVQEMARCVAELAGQALRFTTLLAGLLP
- the Efs gene encoding embryonal Fyn-associated substrate isoform X1, producing the protein MAIATSAQLARALYDNTAESPQELSFRRGDVLRVLQREGAGGLDGWCLCSLHGQQGIVPANRVKLLPAGPAPKPSLCPAPPTQPGSLCPTPDRGCEEQEVYVIPPPARPCSASGLPARSCSPSSDSIYKVPRVNGMHLTASRDVAEVYDVPPNILRAPANCPYDSPASFSCPVAPVVPQPSGEDEAPYDVPLALKPPAELEEPEWEGGREPGPPLYAAPSNLKRASALLNLYEAPEELLANGESRDADEGIYDVPLLGPEPPSPEPPAASSSTDLDTVAQLLIRSSPPQHRPRLPSTESLSRRPLPALPVSEAPAPSPAPSPAPGRKGSIQDRPLPPPPPCLPGYGGLKPEGDPECREVDSDPAGPHNEYEGIPMAEEYDYVHLKGVDKAQGSKPPDKAFPADPELLERGLAEQKDALSPEEPLVLSTGDLQLLHFYAGQCQSHYSALQAAVAALVASTQANQPPCLFVPHGKRVVVAAHRLVFVGDTLGRLAASAALRAQVGAAGTMLAQTLRATVLSIKGAALGYPSDTAVQEMARCVAELAGQALRFTTLLAGLLP